A window of Amycolatopsis australiensis contains these coding sequences:
- a CDS encoding regulatory protein RecX — protein MPPAELPPEERYKKAKEICFDLLAARPRTQEELRQALHRKGFDEETSETLLGKLDRAGLVNDEEFAQLWVKSRHANQGLSRTALVAELRRKGVDGEVAAQAAGEVDRESEEQMARELVRKRLGSLGNVDEQTALRRLLGFLARKGYPQGLAYTVIREELRAYGAESTLLDDAVID, from the coding sequence GTGCCGCCGGCCGAGCTGCCTCCCGAGGAGCGGTACAAGAAGGCCAAGGAGATCTGCTTCGACCTCCTGGCCGCGCGGCCGCGGACTCAGGAGGAGCTGCGGCAGGCGTTGCACCGCAAGGGGTTCGACGAGGAGACCAGCGAAACCCTGCTCGGCAAGCTCGACCGGGCGGGGCTGGTGAACGACGAGGAGTTCGCCCAGCTGTGGGTGAAGTCCCGGCACGCGAACCAGGGCCTCTCCCGCACCGCGCTGGTGGCCGAGCTGCGGCGCAAGGGCGTCGACGGTGAGGTCGCCGCGCAGGCGGCCGGTGAGGTCGACCGCGAGTCCGAGGAGCAGATGGCCAGGGAGCTGGTCCGCAAGCGCCTCGGGTCGCTGGGCAACGTCGATGAGCAGACGGCCTTGCGGCGGCTGCTGGGGTTCCTCGCCCGCAAGGGTTATCCGCAGGGGCTGGCGTACACCGTGATCAGGGAGGAACTTCGCGCCTACGGCGCGGAGTCCACCCTTCTTGATGACGCTGTCATTGACTGA
- the eda gene encoding bifunctional 4-hydroxy-2-oxoglutarate aldolase/2-dehydro-3-deoxy-phosphogluconate aldolase, translating into MTTGQDLLELSPVMPVVVIDDAGDAVPTARALLAGGIGVIELTLRTPAALAAIERVAAEVPDIVIGAGTVTAPEHAKQAADAGAKFLVTPGCTDAVVDACAETGLPFLPGASTVSEAMRLAERGISALKFFPAEASGGVAYLKAIAGPLPSLRFCPTGGITVASAPSYLALENVGCIGGTWLTPKSAITAGNFAEIEKLAAEAAKL; encoded by the coding sequence GTGACCACCGGTCAGGACCTGCTCGAGCTGTCCCCCGTGATGCCCGTGGTGGTGATCGACGACGCCGGCGACGCGGTACCGACGGCCCGGGCCCTGCTCGCCGGCGGGATCGGGGTGATCGAACTGACCCTGCGCACCCCGGCGGCGCTGGCGGCGATCGAGCGCGTAGCCGCAGAGGTACCGGACATCGTGATCGGTGCGGGCACGGTGACAGCGCCGGAGCACGCGAAGCAGGCGGCCGACGCGGGCGCGAAGTTCCTGGTGACACCGGGCTGCACGGACGCGGTGGTCGACGCATGCGCGGAGACGGGTCTGCCGTTCCTGCCGGGTGCGAGCACGGTGTCCGAGGCGATGCGCCTGGCGGAGCGCGGCATTTCGGCTCTGAAGTTCTTCCCGGCGGAGGCATCCGGCGGAGTGGCTTACCTGAAGGCGATCGCGGGCCCGCTGCCGTCGCTGAGGTTCTGCCCGACAGGCGGAATCACCGTGGCCTCAGCGCCGTCGTACCTGGCGTTGGAGAACGTCGGCTGCATCGGCGGCACCTGGCTGACCCCGAAGTCGGCGATCACGGCAGGCAACTTCGCGGAGATCGAGAAGCTGGCCGCGGAAGCGGCGAAGCTGTAA